A single Cannabis sativa cultivar Pink pepper isolate KNU-18-1 chromosome 7, ASM2916894v1, whole genome shotgun sequence DNA region contains:
- the LOC115696989 gene encoding protein VERNALIZATION 3, whose protein sequence is MARDRDPLVVGRVIGDVLDPFTRSVSLRVSYGNREVNNGYELKPSQIVNQPRVDIGGDDLRTFYTLVMVDPDAPSPSNPNLREYLHWLVTDIPGTTGPSFGQEVVCYENPRPTVGIHRYVFVLFRQLGRQTVFAPGWRQNFNTKDFAELYNLGLPVAALYYNCQRETGSGGRRSST, encoded by the exons atGGCTAGAGATAGGGACCCTCTTGTGGTTGGTAGAGTAATAGGAGATGTTTTGGATCCTTTTACAAGGTCAGTCTCTCTTAGAGTGAGTTATGGTAATAGAGAGGTCAACAATGGTTATGAGCTTAAACCTTCTCAAATTGTTAACCAACCTCGTGTTGATATTGGTGGTGATGACCTAAGGACCTTCTACACtttg GTCATGGTGGATCCGGATGCTCCTAGCCCTAGCAACCCCAATCTAAGGGAGTATTTGCattg GTTGGTGACTGATATTCCTGGAACTACCGGGCCAAGCTTCG GACAAGAGGTGGTGTGCTACGAGAACCCGCGGCCGACGGTGGGGATTCATCGGTATGTATTTGTGTTGTTCCGGCAATTGGGAAGGCAAACGGTGTTCGCGCCGGGGTGGCGTCAGAACTTCAACACTAAAGACTTTGCTGAGCTTTATAACCTTGGTTTGCCTGTTGCTGCCCTTTATTACAACTGCCAAAGGGAGACAGGATCTGGGGGAAGGAGGTCCtccacatag